The Callospermophilus lateralis isolate mCalLat2 chromosome 3, mCalLat2.hap1, whole genome shotgun sequence genome has a segment encoding these proteins:
- the Ulk3 gene encoding serine/threonine-protein kinase ULK3 isoform X2: MAGPSWGPPRLDGFILTERLGSGTYATVYKAYAKKDTREVVAIKCVAKKSLNKASVENLLTEIEILKGIRHPHIVQLKDFQWDSDNIYLIMEFCAGGDLSRFIHTRRILPEKVARVFMQQLASALQFLHERNISHLDLKPQNILLSSLEKPHLKLADFGFAQHMSPWDEKHVLRGSPLYMAPEMVCQRQYDARVDLWSVGVILYEALFGQPPFASRSFLELEEKIRSNRVIELPLRPPLSRDCRDLLQRLLERDPSRRISFQDFFAHPWVDLEHMPSGESLARATALVVEAVKKDQEGDAAAALSLYCKALDFFVPALHYEVDAQRKEAIKAKVGQYVSRAEELKAIVSSSNKALLRQGTSARDLLREMARDKPRLLAALEVASAAMAKEEEANGEQDALDLYQHSLGELLLLLAGSEPHGSG; the protein is encoded by the exons ATGGCTGGGCCCAGCTGGGGTCCCCCGCGGCTGGACGGCTTCATCCTCACCGAGCGCCTGGGCAGTGGCACCTACGCCACCGTGTACAAGGCCTACGCCAAG AAGGACACTCGAGAGGTGGTAGCTATAAAGTGTGTGGCAAAAAAAAGTCTGAACAAGGCGTCGGTGGAAAACCTCCTGACTGAGATTGAGATCCTCAAGGGCATTCGGCACCCCCATATCGTGCAGCTGAAAGACTTCCAG TGGGACAGTGACAATATCTACCTCATCATGGAGTTCTGTGCGGGAGGTGACTTGTCTCGATTCATCCATACCCGAAGGATTCTTCCTGAGAAGGTGGCTCGAGTCTTCATGCAGCAATTGG CTAGTGCCCTACAGTTTCTGCATGAACGAAACATCTCTCACCTGGATCTGAAGCCACAGAACATTCTGCTGAGTTCTTTGGAGAAGCCCCATCTTAAACTAGCAG ACTTTGGCTTCGCACAGCACATGTCCCCATGGGATGAGAAGCATGTACTCCGCGGTTCGCCCCTCTATATGGCCCCTGAGATGGTGTGTCAGCGACAGTACGACGCCCGTGTGGACCTTTGGTCCGTAGGGGTCATCCTGTATG AAGCCCTCTTTGGGCAGCCCCCTTTTGCCTCCAGGTCATTCTTGGAACTGGAAGAGAAGATCCGAAGCAATCGAGTTATTGAG CTCCCCTTGAGGCCCCCGCTGTCCCGAGACTGCCGTGACCTACTACAGCGGCTCCTGGAGCGGGACCCAAGCCGTCGGATCTCCTTCCAGGACTTCTTTGCCCACCCCTGGGTAGACCTGGAGCACATGCCTAGCGGGGAGAGCTTGGCACGAGCA ACTGCCCTGGTGGTAGAGGCTGTGAAGAAGGACCAGGAAGGGGATGCTGCGGCTGCCTTATCTCTCTACTGCAAGGCTCTGGACTTCTTTGTGCCTGCCCTGCACT ATGAAGTGGATGCCCAGCGGAAGGAAGCAATTAAGGCAAAG GTAGGGCAGTACGTGTCCCGGGCTGAGGAGCTCAAGGCCATCGTCTCCTCCTCCAACAAGGCCCTGCTGAGACAGGGAACATCAGCCAGAGACCTGCTGAGAG AGATGGCCCGGGACAAGCCACGCCTCCTAGCTGCCCTGGAAGTGGCTTCGGCTGCCATGGCCAAG GAAGAGGAAGCCAATGGGGAGCAGGATGCCTTGGACCTGTACCAACACAGCCTGggggagctgctgctgctgctggcag GTTCAGAACCTCATGGCTCGGGCTGA
- the Cplx3 gene encoding complexin-3, with translation MAFMVKTMVGGQLKNLTGSLGGGEDKGDGDKSAAEAQGMSREEYEEYQKQLVEEKMERDAQFTQRKAERATLRTHFRDKYRLPKNETDESQIQMAGGDVELPRELAKMIEEDTEEEEEKASVLGQLSSLPSLDLGSLKDKAQTTLGDLKQSAEKCYIM, from the exons ATGGCGTTCATGGTGAAGACCATGGTGGGTGGCCAGCTGAAGAACCTCACCGGGAGCCTGGGGGGCGGCGAGGACAAGGGGGACGGGGACAAGTCCGCAGCGGAAGCGCAGGGCATGAGCCGAGAGGAGTACGAGGAGTATCAGAAGCAACTGGTGGAAGAGAA GATGGAGCGGGACGCGCAGTTCACGCAGAGAAAAGCAGAGCGGGCCACGCTGCGGACTCACTTTCGAGATAAATACCGACTGCCCAAG AACGAGACAGATGAGAGCCAGATCCAGATGGCAGGTGGAGATGTGGAGCTACCCCGGGAGCTGGCCAAGATGATTGAGGAGGacacagaagaggaggaggagaaggcctCAGTCCTCGGGCAGCTGAGCAGCCTCCCAAGCTTGGACCTCGGCTCACTTAAGGACAAGGCCCAGACCACACTGGGGGACCTCAAGCAATCAGCTGAAAAGTGCTACATCATGTGA
- the Ulk3 gene encoding serine/threonine-protein kinase ULK3 isoform X1, producing the protein MAGPSWGPPRLDGFILTERLGSGTYATVYKAYAKKDTREVVAIKCVAKKSLNKASVENLLTEIEILKGIRHPHIVQLKDFQWDSDNIYLIMEFCAGGDLSRFIHTRRILPEKVARVFMQQLASALQFLHERNISHLDLKPQNILLSSLEKPHLKLADFGFAQHMSPWDEKHVLRGSPLYMAPEMVCQRQYDARVDLWSVGVILYEALFGQPPFASRSFLELEEKIRSNRVIELPLRPPLSRDCRDLLQRLLERDPSRRISFQDFFAHPWVDLEHMPSGESLARATALVVEAVKKDQEGDAAAALSLYCKALDFFVPALHYEVDAQRKEAIKAKVGQYVSRAEELKAIVSSSNKALLRQGTSARDLLREMARDKPRLLAALEVASAAMAKEEEANGEQDALDLYQHSLGELLLLLAAEPPGRRRELLHTEVQNLMARAEYLKEQVKMRESRWEGETLDKEGLSESVRSSCTLQ; encoded by the exons ATGGCTGGGCCCAGCTGGGGTCCCCCGCGGCTGGACGGCTTCATCCTCACCGAGCGCCTGGGCAGTGGCACCTACGCCACCGTGTACAAGGCCTACGCCAAG AAGGACACTCGAGAGGTGGTAGCTATAAAGTGTGTGGCAAAAAAAAGTCTGAACAAGGCGTCGGTGGAAAACCTCCTGACTGAGATTGAGATCCTCAAGGGCATTCGGCACCCCCATATCGTGCAGCTGAAAGACTTCCAG TGGGACAGTGACAATATCTACCTCATCATGGAGTTCTGTGCGGGAGGTGACTTGTCTCGATTCATCCATACCCGAAGGATTCTTCCTGAGAAGGTGGCTCGAGTCTTCATGCAGCAATTGG CTAGTGCCCTACAGTTTCTGCATGAACGAAACATCTCTCACCTGGATCTGAAGCCACAGAACATTCTGCTGAGTTCTTTGGAGAAGCCCCATCTTAAACTAGCAG ACTTTGGCTTCGCACAGCACATGTCCCCATGGGATGAGAAGCATGTACTCCGCGGTTCGCCCCTCTATATGGCCCCTGAGATGGTGTGTCAGCGACAGTACGACGCCCGTGTGGACCTTTGGTCCGTAGGGGTCATCCTGTATG AAGCCCTCTTTGGGCAGCCCCCTTTTGCCTCCAGGTCATTCTTGGAACTGGAAGAGAAGATCCGAAGCAATCGAGTTATTGAG CTCCCCTTGAGGCCCCCGCTGTCCCGAGACTGCCGTGACCTACTACAGCGGCTCCTGGAGCGGGACCCAAGCCGTCGGATCTCCTTCCAGGACTTCTTTGCCCACCCCTGGGTAGACCTGGAGCACATGCCTAGCGGGGAGAGCTTGGCACGAGCA ACTGCCCTGGTGGTAGAGGCTGTGAAGAAGGACCAGGAAGGGGATGCTGCGGCTGCCTTATCTCTCTACTGCAAGGCTCTGGACTTCTTTGTGCCTGCCCTGCACT ATGAAGTGGATGCCCAGCGGAAGGAAGCAATTAAGGCAAAG GTAGGGCAGTACGTGTCCCGGGCTGAGGAGCTCAAGGCCATCGTCTCCTCCTCCAACAAGGCCCTGCTGAGACAGGGAACATCAGCCAGAGACCTGCTGAGAG AGATGGCCCGGGACAAGCCACGCCTCCTAGCTGCCCTGGAAGTGGCTTCGGCTGCCATGGCCAAG GAAGAGGAAGCCAATGGGGAGCAGGATGCCTTGGACCTGTACCAACACAGCCTGggggagctgctgctgctgctggcag CGGAGCCCCCAGGCCGGAGGCGGGAATTGCTTCACACTGAG GTTCAGAACCTCATGGCTCGGGCTGAATATCTGAAGGAGCAGGTCAAG ATGAGGGAATCTCGCTGGGAAGGAGAGACCCTGGACAAGGAGGGGCTGTCGGAGTCAGTTCGTAGCT CTTGCACCTTGCAGTGA